The Euwallacea similis isolate ESF13 chromosome 25, ESF131.1, whole genome shotgun sequence DNA window CTTGCTTGTGCAATCGTTGTATGGTCGTTGGTCACTACGGTCACAAGTAATTCCGCGCGATATTGCGGTGCGACATTCCAAAACATTAAAGCCGGTTCAAGTTTATGTAGTTTGAAACTATAATTAAACACTAACTGTTAATGCGACTATTGTTCGGGTAGAAGTGTTCCCGTCTGCAGAAATGTTTGGTAAGTAAAACGGTTAATTagattcttttaatttttcactttgtGTCGTAACCATCACCAGAGCACGCAAGGTTGGTGAGTCAGAATAATGCAGTAGTTTGCTCATAATGTGCCATAATAATTCCCACTACATCGATTTCgtttatgattattattgtagtttttaatgcaatttaatcGTAACTGCAGAAAGTTAAGGCGAGAAACAAGTGATTGggcaattttttccaatttgaggcgatattgtttatttttacctaaGCGGTTGCACTCAGGTTATGAGCAACTCGCTGCTCTATATAAGAGGTCCGCTCCTTCGTAGAGTGATTTTGAATCATTCAATCTTCAGCACTGATGGATGCCAGGCAGTCAAACCTCTTTCTTTGAGCCTGGATCAATGCAAGAATTCTTGACCCTTCAATTCTTGCTCGTGATCCTTTGGTTGACCCTTGAATTGAGTTCTGATGACTACATAACCATTAACGGGCGTATTAAAAAAACGGTAATTGCTACATTATCGGTACGTTTGCTAAACGTTTTCAAGACAAACCTTTAAAGGCTAAACAACGCCTTCTACATAACGTCACTTTATTAAACgactattaattatttatctacAGAGTGTAACACACCATcgtggagatatttcaggggacAGTAGTACtctgaaaaatacttttaaaaaatactaatagacCCGTGGTCAAAAAGGcaacattttcgatatacagggtggcaaagtttcacatttattttcagattttacgAGGAcgttttcaacagtttttataattttcttttcctttagatttattttaattttaagaaatttgattaaatgttaagAATTGCTTCAAATTGTTGATCACTGAGCcggatgattattttttcctcacttCTCTTagattcttaatttgcattaatagatatttttgcaaattatacgaaaatggtaaaaggtgcaaaaatattgcaagagACCAAATAGCCAAAGAACTGAAGAATGAATTTATATTTGGTTTCTGAATTCacacagggtgttctaaaaaaagatacaaaccATAAAATAGTACGTgacctaaaaaaacataatactCTATGTATGGCTACcgacgattttgacattttgttgtagaaaATCTTAAAGAACATAGatatatgaaatttcaaaaaatttaactcgacgcatacgtgaaaataatcaaaaaatgacaaaaaatatgaaactttgccaccttgtatatctAAAAAGGTGCGTTTTTTGTTACAGGTgtgcatttttcattattttgccGAGTGCTATCGACTTATGAAACATCTCCATGATAGTATGTTACATCATGTGTATGACCCTGTTGACTTGTGACAAAAAGGTGGTCACTTAAACAGTGCTTTTCTTAGTGTTATAATTTCATAAGTGTCATTTGCATATATTTTCTATCACTATTTAAATCGACGTGAAGATTTTCGATTTATTGGCGCCTCGTTAGATTGATTGGCCACACAATCTTTAGCTCCTCGGGGAAAATAATCATCGTCATTCCCGATCCGCCGCCCTACTTTCATTTCAATTCGACTTCGTCCGCTGTAATCTACAACCTTCCCCAATTccttttacaataaataagtaaattataCCATATTGACGAACCAGTTCTAGGCAGCCTTGAGGTGATGTTAAAGACTGAATTGGAGTGACATAACAGCGAAGATATGCaatgtgatatttttaaaggcGCCGTGTTTTTCTCTGAAATCCAGCAACACAATTAGCGTTGATTGTTGGTTTTAATTTGCTGCGCATTAAATTTGAAGCTGATAGTGAACGACGAAGTTGCATTTCCctgctaaaaataaatgtttgttaagtgtattgaaaattatttctcaatttcagCCTCCTTGAGAAACTGGGGGAACCGAATCGGGCAGCTCTTCACCAGGAAGAAGAGTGAGGATATAGCCGAGGAAGTTAAGGAGGCCGAGAACAGGGTCGAAGATGTTGTGGAGGAGAGGGTTAAGAAAACCGACGAGGTTCttgaaaaaaccaaaagcgATGCCCAGAAAATTGCTCAGGAAGCAGGTAAACTTGTTAGCACACGTTTTACAAAATACCCGgcaaagaaatatatttttagctGAAGCTGTTAATAGAGCAAAATCAAACCTAAATGAAGATCTCCAATGCGTAGGGCAAAATATTGACAACAAGCTCCAGGACGCATCTGCAGCCGCTGACCAAAAGAAGGCCGAACTTGCCCAAGCTGCCGAAACTGAAAGGAACAAGATCGTCAGTGGAGCTCAGAACCTCGCCAGAACTATTAAGGAGGCTGAACAGACCGCAGTTGAAAAAGCCAAAGCTGCAGCAGAAGCCGCCAGAGCCGAGGAACAGAAACTTATTCATGAAGCTCAAGACTTAGCAAGCAATGTTAGTAACAAAGTCAAGGAAGCCGAGGCTGCAGCTGCACAGAAAGCTAGAGATGCATTTGAAGCTGCAAAAGCTGAGGAACAGAAACTTCTCCATGGAGCTCAAGACTTGGCGTGGAGCCTCAGCAATAAAGTCAAAGAAGCCGAAGCTGCAGCTGCTCAGAAGGCTAGAGACGCATTTGAAGCTGCAAAAGTCGAGGAGCAGAAGCTAATCCAAGGAGCTCAGAACTGGGGCAGAAACGTTGATAACAAGATTAAAGACACGGAACAAGCGGCTGCTGAAGGGCTGAAAGCTGAAGGCCAGAAATTAGCTCAAGGGGCCCAAAATTTAGCCAGTAACATTGATAATACAGTTAAAGAAACTGAGCAAGCTGCTGCTGAGAAAGTTAGAGCTACCGCTCAAGGGGCGCAGGACTTGGCCAGAAGTGTGGATAGTAAAGTTAGAGAAGCTGAAGCTGCAGCCGCTCAGAAAGCGAGGGAAAGTGTACAGACTGCACAAAATATTGCCCGTGGCGTtgacaacaaaataaaagagacAGAGCAAGCTGCCGCAAATAAAGCCCAAGATGTAGTCTCTGAAGCTCAGAATTTGGCTAAAGAAGCTGAAGAAGCAGCTGCACGTAAAGCCCGTGAAACTGCTGAAGCTCTCGAATTGGGAAAACAACGACTTGCCGAAGGCACTCAAAATATAACCCAAAACATCGACAGCAAAGTCAAAGAGGCCCAAGAGGCTGCCGCTGACAAGGCTAAAGAAACCACTGAATCAGTCCAAAATCTAACCAAAAATGCGGATAACAAAATAAGAGAGGCAGAACAAGCTGCAACTAGCAAAGCCAAAGAAATCGCCCAAGGAATTGACAGCACTCTAAAGAATACACAAGATGCTGTAACTGACAAAGCCAAACAGACAATAGAAGGTGCCCAAAATTTCGCCAGAGAAGCAGACAATAAACTGAGAGAGACTCAAGAGTCTGTAGCCAAAAATGTCAAGGATGCAGCAACAGCTCTAGCGCAAAGTGCGGATGCAAGATTACATCAAACGCAAGAAGCGGCTGCCCAAAAGGCTAAAGAAACAGCTGAAGAAGCGCAGAGTTGGGGTAGAAGTTTCGATGATAAGTTGCATGACATTGCAGCTTCCGCAGAAGCTGAGAAGCAACGCATTGCTGAAGGTGCTCATCATTTGGCGGAGAGCATAAACGAAGGTAAGTGGTCAACACAAGTTTATAATAGTTTATTATTCATTAGTATTCTGCTTTAGGATTCAATTCTTTTGGTAATGCAATGTCCCAACGAGCACAGCAAGTGAATGCAGGCCTCCATAACGCAGAAATAAACCTGGAAAATAAACTTAGACAGACTGCCCAGAATGCCGACAACAAGTTAAAAGAAGCTGGCCATGCAATTGACGAGTCTCATGGACTAATGGAAGAAAGTAAGAAAAGGGCGCATGCTGGTATAGATGACCTCGCTGGTAATATTTTCGGGAAAAGTTTGCTTCCCAAAgagtaaattatttatcagcTTTTTGAAAGAAGTAAATAACACAGCTGACTGAATGGAAAATGAAATacgaaaactttattttaaaaaggagAACATTTAATTACCTACCTATTACTATTTGCTAAACTCGATCCCAGAGTCAATTATTGTGCCTATgcgatatttttaaacaaggAGAGATATATTTTAGAAGCtgagtttaaatttatttgctattGCATTAAAATAGGATAAATCCTTTGAAGTTTACTGTAAGTATAGTTGTTGATTCATTTTCGTACAGACCGATGcgtagaattttaaatttaacattaagaatgagatttatatttttagatgtGTTTcatataagtaataaaatgctattttaaaattatggcATTCCTTTATAGTCAccacaataacaataaatttagagacatgcaaatttattaaacaaactaGAAAATTGGTAGAATAAGAGGTCAGCATTATTGTCCAATTTTGTATAATACACAAGCCGAATCTTTCGATTAggtttttgttatgttttgtatttatgtaattaatcGTTGagcttgaaaataaatgtctACACCAATTTATGAGGTTTCTTTTCATCAAGATATGACTATTGATATACGTTGACAAGCATACACATTCAACTATACactatttattacaaaaactcACTTGTAAGAGAtggaaaataacatattttataatacatcatttaaatatgtaaaaaatttaatttagctttattttttctcacaCCTCAAAATTATAATTCCTTTATCTTTGACTAGTATCCCTAGGTCTATAAGGGATATTCCTACTTTTCATTTCTCTGATGATTCCATTTGGTAGTCTACCAGATACTGAGATGGCGTAAACTCCTTTACAAAAACGATctgaaacaatatttttctaagttaGTTTCACCAATTTTCCTTCTGttaatgtttcaaattattctCAAGCTCTTAAGTTCCCAAACTTAAGTGCtttgagattattttgataacaCATTAAACTGCTTAAAATTCTAGTATAATCTACAGTGTGTCCCAAATAGGTAAAATgacttctaaaaaaaaaaaaaaaattttcaatttaaaattccattcttGGGGATCCAGCTCTGTATGgtggatttaaaaataaaacatgtacCAACCCTTCTGCGAATGGGGGAATAGCAAGCTTGGATCATATATTGTTGGGGTATCCTATTAAGATTTCCtgtttttgcatttataaaatgttcaaacgGTTGTGTTTTCTTAGTCTTCCGAATATCAACACTTCATTCGATTCAAGCCTAAGATAGTAGTAgctttaacattatttttaaattgtaacaaaattaaactctaataatatatttcagaTATCGTGGCTCCCAGTTGACTGTTTATGATCGCGTATAGTTTTTTATGTGTGactattttctcttttttcagTAGAGAGCTTGGGAACTGATTATCGATTTTCTACATTCAATAAAATGTCAACAAGGAATCAATTACCCTGGCGAGATCTAATAGCCTTCTCACAAAAAGTCTCACAACTTCAAACATTCAGtcaatatttctcaaaatatgcaaatattacATCGTTACTTTTAGACAAGCGATATGCATATACTATCGTCAAAAAGTAGagaaacaattcaaaattatcaacaactctgcaaaaaatgatttgaagAATTAATCGTCCTGTGtacaaaattgatttcaacTTGTAAGCAATATTTCTGTATATGAATACTTACTAGGAGAGAAATAATTGACAAATTCGGTGCGACAAAAagtagagaaacatttttgttatagCAATTTATTCGAATAATTCTCCACATTGTAC harbors:
- the LOC136416881 gene encoding M protein, serotype 24-like isoform X2, whose translation is MFASLRNWGNRIGQLFTRKKSEDIAEEVKEAENRVEDVVEERVKKTDEVLEKTKSDAQKIAQEAAEAVNRAKSNLNEDLQCVGQNIDNKLQDASAAADQKKAELAQAAETERNKIVSGAQNLARTIKEAEQTAVEKAKAAAEAARAEEQKLIHEAQDLASNVSNKVKEAEAAAAQKARDAFEAAKAEEQKLLHGAQDLAWSLSNKVKEAEAAAAQKARDAFEAAKVEEQKLIQGAQNWGRNVDNKIKDTEQAAAEGLKAEGQKLAQGAQNLASNIDNTVKETEQAAAEKVRATAQGAQDLARSVDSKVREAEAAAAQKARESVQTAQNIARGVDNKIKETEQAAANKAQDVVSEAQNLAKEAEEAAARKARETAEALELGKQRLAEGTQNITQNIDSKVKEAQEAAADKAKETTESVQNLTKNADNKIREAEQAATSKAKEIAQGIDSTLKNTQDAVTDKAKQTIEGAQNFAREADNKLRETQESVAKNVKDAATALAQSADARLHQTQEAAAQKAKETAEEAQSWGRSFDDKLHDIAASAEAEKQRIAEGAHHLAESINEGFNSFGNAMSQRAQQVNAGLHNAEINLENKLRQTAQNADNKLKEAGHAIDESHGLMEESKKRAHAGIDDLAGNIFGKSLLPKE
- the LOC136416881 gene encoding M protein, serotype 24-like isoform X1, with protein sequence MSFWSSFTASLRNWGNRIGQLFTRKKSEDIAEEVKEAENRVEDVVEERVKKTDEVLEKTKSDAQKIAQEAAEAVNRAKSNLNEDLQCVGQNIDNKLQDASAAADQKKAELAQAAETERNKIVSGAQNLARTIKEAEQTAVEKAKAAAEAARAEEQKLIHEAQDLASNVSNKVKEAEAAAAQKARDAFEAAKAEEQKLLHGAQDLAWSLSNKVKEAEAAAAQKARDAFEAAKVEEQKLIQGAQNWGRNVDNKIKDTEQAAAEGLKAEGQKLAQGAQNLASNIDNTVKETEQAAAEKVRATAQGAQDLARSVDSKVREAEAAAAQKARESVQTAQNIARGVDNKIKETEQAAANKAQDVVSEAQNLAKEAEEAAARKARETAEALELGKQRLAEGTQNITQNIDSKVKEAQEAAADKAKETTESVQNLTKNADNKIREAEQAATSKAKEIAQGIDSTLKNTQDAVTDKAKQTIEGAQNFAREADNKLRETQESVAKNVKDAATALAQSADARLHQTQEAAAQKAKETAEEAQSWGRSFDDKLHDIAASAEAEKQRIAEGAHHLAESINEGFNSFGNAMSQRAQQVNAGLHNAEINLENKLRQTAQNADNKLKEAGHAIDESHGLMEESKKRAHAGIDDLAGNIFGKSLLPKE